The proteins below come from a single Oxyura jamaicensis isolate SHBP4307 breed ruddy duck chromosome 1, BPBGC_Ojam_1.0, whole genome shotgun sequence genomic window:
- the SSTR3 gene encoding somatostatin receptor type 3, translated as MDTSAFSLPTPAVSEEGNASGSWAGFTTPNSSTTASPDVVFSGVLIPLVYLIVCVVGLVGNSLVIYVVLRHSVSESVTNVYILNLALADELFMLGLPFLAAQNALSYWPFGSFMCRLVMAVDAINQFTSIFCLTVMSVDRYLAVVHPGKSSKWRTARVAKAVSATVWMLSSIVVLPVVVFSDVPLGMSTCHIQWPEPASVWRAGFIVYTATLGFFGPLLVICLCYLLIVVKVRSSGRRVRALSSKHKLSERRVTRMVVAVVAVFVLCWLPFYVLNIINVVCPLPEEPSLFGVYFLVVVLPYANSCANPIIYGFLSYRFKQGFRRAIFRPSRRVQSQEVPACPPEKTDDEGEEGEISKIAQNGNDRQERPLCSGAGESNEQKPLPEQPVGSEKSNKLHVSYL; from the coding sequence ATGGACACTTCTGCTTTCAGCCTCCCTACGCCGGCAGTGTCAGAGGAGGGGAATGCCTCTGGTAGCTGGGCAGGCTTCACCACCCCCAACAGCTCCACCACTGCCAGCCCCGATGTGGTTTTCAGCGGTGTCCTCATCCCCCTGGTCTACCTCATTGTCTGCGTGGTGGGGCTGGTTGGGAATTCCCTGGTCATTTACGTGGTCTTGCGGCACTCGGTGAGTGAGTCGGTGACCAACGTCTACATCCTGAACCTAGCCCTAGCCGATGAGCTCTTCATGCTGGGCCTGCCGTTCCTGGCCGCACAAAATGCCCTGTCCTACTGGCCGTTTGGGTCCTTCATGTGCCGCCTGGTGATGGCCGTGGATGCTATCAACCAGTTCACCAGCATCTTCTGCCTGACGGTGATGAGCGTTGACCGCTACCTGGCCGTGGTCCACCCTGGGAAGTCCTCCAAATGGCGGACAGCACGGGTAGCCAAGGCCGTGAGTGCGACCGTGTGGATGCTGTCATCCATAGTGGTGCTACCCGTGGTGGTCTTCTCAGACGTCCCCTTAGGGATGAGCACGTGCCACATCCAGTGGCCAGAACCTGCCTCGGTGTGGAGAGCTGGCTTCATCGTTTATACTGCCACCCTGGGCTTCTTCGGGCCGCTGCTGGTGATTTGTCTCTGCTATCTCCTTATCGTCGTGAAGGTCCGCTCCTCCGGCAGGCGGGTGAGGGCTCTGTCCTCCAAGCACAAGCTTTCAGAGCGCAGAGTGACTCGCATGGTGGTGGCCGTCGTGGCCGTCTTTGTCCTCTGCTGGCTTCCCTTCTATGTTCTCAACATAATCAATGTTGTTTGCCCACTGCCAGAGGAGCCATCACTCTTCGGTGTCTACTTCCTTGTGGTGGTGCTGCCGTATGCCAACAGCTGTGCCAATCCTATCATCTACGGCTTCCTCTCCTACCGCTTCAAGCAGGGCTTCCGAAGGGCCATCTTCAGGCCATCCCGTCGAGTCCAGAGCCAGGAAGTGCCAGCATGTCCACCAGAGAAGACCGATGATgaaggggaagagggggagatCAGCAAGATTGCCCAGAATGGCAATGACAGGCAGGAACGCCCGCTGTGCAGCGGGGCAGGAGAGAGCAATGAGCAAAAACCactccctgagcagcctgtggGCTCTGAGAAGAGCAACAAGCTGCATGTCAGTTATTTATGA